From the Papaver somniferum cultivar HN1 chromosome 2, ASM357369v1, whole genome shotgun sequence genome, the window TTGCTCTTCCATAATGCCACACATACATGATGATAAAAAAGACTACAGCTATCACAAGAGGAACCCAACCACCTTGATCTACCTTTAAAAGTACTGCTGAGAAAAAAGTGCATTCCACGATTAATGATAAGACAGTGAAGACCACAACCAGAATCCAGTGACTCCGCCATTCCAGTAACATTATCGGTATCATAAGAAATGTCGTTACAAGCATAACGGTCACAACTGCTGTTCCTGTTGGTAGCCAAAACAAAAGATTAATCATATATATGCTAAACGGTGAAACCTCTGATTCCCACATGGAGGACGCCTCTTGATAAGCAGGAGACTGAATGGGAAAATGCATGGAAAAAAGGCAAAATATAAACTCACCATAAGCATTTCCGATCTGGCTTTGGTTTCTAAAACCTACAGTAACAGCAATGCACATAAGCATAAGAATCCAATTAATATCGGGTATATATATCTTCCCAAGTATTATCTTTGATGTATGAACGACTTTCACCCTTGGGAAACAACCAAGTGCAAGAGCCTGCTTGATTATTGAAAAGGCCGCAGATATAGTGGCCTGACTTGCAACAATAGCTGCTCCTGTTGCGATGATAAACACTGGCCAGTATATACTTTCTGAAAATTACAAATCAGATGTTTATCAGATAAGCACTTGACTTGCTTATGAATTTCAAAAGCAGGAGTTCAAGAGAGACCTGGTATAGAACGATAGAATGCATCAATCACGTGATCCTGATTTTTGACGATGTAAGCAGCCTGTCCTGTATAAGCCAATAAAAGGCAAGGGAACACGAGCATTGTGAAAGCTATTTGAACAGCGGATACAGGAAAATGGGCTATGTCTGCAAAAAGAGCTTCTGTCCCTGCAAGGATTATGTGGACTTTATCAGAATCCTACGGGTTTTAAACTGTAAAAAATATCCAAATATGTGAAGAATGGTTAAGGTTTCTTACCGGTGATGCTAAGCATGATTCCTCCAAGGGTTTTCCAACCTCCTCGTTTGAAGTATCTATAAATATAAATTGGAGAGAAAGCTCTTAGAACTGAGCTGTCGTATTTCCATATGTTATAAGCGCCAATGCCTCCAATTAAAAGAAACCAAAGAAGGACAATTGGAGCAAAGAGCCATCCAACTTTATCTGTTCCATAGTGTTGCATGCTGAACAAACCAACTAATATGATAGTCGAAACAACTAGCACTACATCTGCATATAGAAGAAAACCAAGACTATTACCCATCTAAATGAAGAAAACAGTGGATCAAACGGAATAGAAATTTTTCATCATAAAAATCATGTATAGTCTTTGTATCATGCTAGAAAGGTACCACCGCTCATTTTGGGGTGATCTACCTTGATCCCTCCAACAGCGGAAAGAACTGAAAAGTAATTGGGTAGAAGATATTTTAGTCAAATGTAAAGCTAAAAATGTATTACTAACTGGGCatgaaaccaaacaaataaaTATGTTATTTCTAAAATAGTTAAATTGCTAAAGCAAGAATGGGATTCAAACCTGATATGGCTGGAGTTAAGATCCCGTCTCCAACAACCATGCACGTCCCAACAAGGACAAGAATAAACAGTAAATTTTTCCTTAACGCTGCCGCTTCCAACCATCTCTTGGTCTTAGCCGCAAAAGATTTCTCACGGAATATATGACGACTGTACGTTGTTAACTGCTCATCTGCCGGGTGATGGTTCGGAATCGTATTCACTTTTGCATGTCGACATAGTATTGAATAAAGAGCCAACGTTCCACCTGCAACATAGTTAGATATATAACCATATTCGCGTAATCTTTCAAAGTACACTCTTTCAGAACACAACATCCAGAAGGCTGGATGATATATGATGATATTTACCTTGACCATTGTCGTTCGCCCTTAACACAAGAAAGACATACTTGATGAGTGGAATAAGAGTAAGAGAATATATAATCAATGATAATGCTCCAACAACATCCTCTGGATCCTTGATTCCTTCAGGAAATGTATTGTAGAAGACATACAAAGGAGATGTACCCAAATCTCCATAGACAACTCCAAGACTCTGGAATGCTAATCTCAATACTAATAGCGATGAAAATTTCTGCACAAACATACTAAAAATACTAAGCCCAAGATTTAGACGCCTAAATTCTCTCAGTCTACAACTAATCTGCATCATAATTTACTGATCAACAGAAAAAGATCCTACAACTTGAACTAAAATGGATCAATCAAAATTTGGTGTAATTAGACAAGTTATTGTATTCAATGTCCACAAATAATTAAATAGAAATCTACAGTGGTtaataaacaacaacaacaaagagaagATAAGGGGGTGAAGGCGGACCTTTTGTCTGGACATATTCTTGAGCTTTCCGGCTTCTTCTTCCATGGGTTGATCAAGTGTCTGGTGTAAATCCCACATACTATCTCTATTCTCGGTACTCTCTTCATCAATTGGTGGTACTGAATTTGTTGTTTCCATCACTCCCAACTAAAACTTCCTTCAAAATCCTAAACTCCAAAATTGAATCACTTATTTGATGCATGAGTTGGAAGAATGGATTCAGCTTAAAATGATATCAATTTTCATATACAAACACTAAAATCTTGGTTCCCGCCATTAACAGAGACCtcaaaaacttaaaaaaatgAATATCCAAAAGATCAAGATTGGGATGATTTACGACTAGAAAGAGTAATTTAGAGAAAAGAAGATCAAAATTTTGTACTACTAGTAATCGAACAACATCTTTTCTCTGATGTCTCTCTAAATGATCAAAATCGTACTCTATTATTGGATTAAAAGATACATAAGCTTGTTTCTGATGCTGCTTTCATATAAAGTTCGTCAGTCGCTCTTCTTCCGTTGTTATTTCAGGAGATTATGATTATAGTTTCTTAATTTCTTTTTCATTAATTCGAACTTTTTTCTGATGCTGCATATGCATATACATCATATACGGGTTGAAatcattcttttttcttttaataatagAAGAGAAAGATGTATTTTAGACGTGTGTATATATATTGAAAGGAATCGACTAGTAAAAGACCAATCTGCGTGGTCGTAACAAGAGAAGTgctaaatcaaaacaaagaatttACTTAAGAAGAGAAGAATTTTCGTATGAAAACGCTTTGGGCTagcttttagatttaatttttggcTTTCGGATGAAAGTAACTTGGTTAACTTATACCAGCAACTAACCCTAAAGAGAAGACATTGATGTTGTGGTAGGTTGGCAAAATGAGCATAATATTCCTCCTCTACACGTCTGATCTAGCTAGGTTGGAGTGCAGGCCTCGAATACTAACCACATACGACATACCACCACCACTTGGAAAAATTGGAATATTTATGAACATGTATCCGGCAATTGGTTAGACTTTTATTGTTTAAGTACACCTTAAAATGTTTATGTTTTCTTGTCCTTGTACCTACCGGGAAGGGAGGGATAAATAATATCACTTGATACAAGACATAGTGATTTGTAAATTAACGCTAATTTCGACATAACTTGCTTCTTTTATACAGTATAAATTTAAATTGGAGGGAATACCTTCTTCTTCTATCTTGCTCACTCTTAAAAGATCTGCTCCTTAGTAATGGAGTTTCATATATCACGTACAAGCATCAAATTAGTGACTCGTGGATTGATGTAGGCTTTACCATGCCGAACTGTATTAAATACCGGCATCAGCCTCTCATTTCTTACTTCAATGTATTATTTTACAATTAATCTTGGAACCGTTAAACTAGTTTAGACAACGATGTAAAAAAAATTGACCAAGACTCCACAGGAGTAATTCCAAAAGTGATTGTACTAGTGATTAAATTAAATTCTAATATACATAATCAATAATTTAAATGAGTTTTAACATTAAACACTAAACGAAGATTACGTACAATATTGCTTGTTTTATCTGGGCCGGTGTTACCATACCTAAGCTTGGATGTATGGCTGAAATAATTGTTTATTCGT encodes:
- the LOC113353192 gene encoding potassium transporter 10-like isoform X1; the encoded protein is METTNSVPPIDEESTENRDSMWDLHQTLDQPMEEEAGKLKNMSRQKKFSSLLVLRLAFQSLGVVYGDLGTSPLYVFYNTFPEGIKDPEDVVGALSLIIYSLTLIPLIKYVFLVLRANDNGQGGTLALYSILCRHAKVNTIPNHHPADEQLTTYSRHIFREKSFAAKTKRWLEAAALRKNLLFILVLVGTCMVVGDGILTPAISVLSAVGGIKVDHPKMSGDVVLVVSTIILVGLFSMQHYGTDKVGWLFAPIVLLWFLLIGGIGAYNIWKYDSSVLRAFSPIYIYRYFKRGGWKTLGGIMLSITGTEALFADIAHFPVSAVQIAFTMLVFPCLLLAYTGQAAYIVKNQDHVIDAFYRSIPESIYWPVFIIATGAAIVASQATISAAFSIIKQALALGCFPRVKVVHTSKIILGKIYIPDINWILMLMCIAVTVGFRNQSQIGNAYGTAVVTVMLVTTFLMIPIMLLEWRSHWILVVVFTVLSLIVECTFFSAVLLKVDQGGWVPLVIAVVFFIIMYVWHYGRAKRYQVELHSKVSMAWILGLGPNLGLVRVPGIGLVYTELASGVPHIFSHLITNLPAIHSAVILVCVKYLPVYTVPQEERFHVKRIGPKEFHMFRCVARYGYKDLHKKDDDFEKKLFESLFLFLRFEYMMEGCSDSEEYSSYGQQTVRSGDSQLTHNRNMTISLNVDSTVTSSDEDGGILPAKSSAPRSPNNFFSSAGQTSHQTELDEMEYLKSCRDAGVVHILGNTVVRARRESKFIKKISIDYVYAFLKRVCRENSVIFHVPHESLLNVGQIFYV
- the LOC113353192 gene encoding probable potassium transporter 11 isoform X3 translates to MVGSGSVKEKFTVYSCPCWDVHGCWRRDLNSSHISSFRCWRDQDVVLVVSTIILVGLFSMQHYGTDKVGWLFAPIVLLWFLLIGGIGAYNIWKYDSSVLRAFSPIYIYRYFKRGGWKTLGGIMLSITGTEALFADIAHFPVSAVQIAFTMLVFPCLLLAYTGQAAYIVKNQDHVIDAFYRSIPESIYWPVFIIATGAAIVASQATISAAFSIIKQALALGCFPRVKVVHTSKIILGKIYIPDINWILMLMCIAVTVGFRNQSQIGNAYGTAVVTVMLVTTFLMIPIMLLEWRSHWILVVVFTVLSLIVECTFFSAVLLKVDQGGWVPLVIAVVFFIIMYVWHYGRAKRYQVELHSKVSMAWILGLGPNLGLVRVPGIGLVYTELASGVPHIFSHLITNLPAIHSAVILVCVKYLPVYTVPQEERFHVKRIGPKEFHMFRCVARYGYKDLHKKDDDFEKKLFESLFLFLRFEYMMEGCSDSEEYSSYGQQTVRSGDSQLTHNRNMTISLNVDSTVTSSDEDGGILPAKSSAPRSPNNFFSSAGQTSHQTELDEMEYLKSCRDAGVVHILGNTVVRARRESKFIKKISIDYVYAFLKRVCRENSVIFHVPHESLLNVGQIFYV
- the LOC113353192 gene encoding potassium transporter 10-like isoform X2, producing the protein METTNSVPPIDEESTENRDSMWDLHQTLDQPMEEEAGKLKNMSRQKKFSSLLVLRLAFQSLGVVYGDLGTSPLYVFYNTFPEGIKDPEDVVGALSLIIYSLTLIPLIKYVFLVLRANDNGQGGTLALYSILCRHAKVNTIPNHHPADEQLTTYSRHIFREKSFAAKTKRWLEAAALRKNLLFILVLVGTCMVVGDGILTPAISDVVLVVSTIILVGLFSMQHYGTDKVGWLFAPIVLLWFLLIGGIGAYNIWKYDSSVLRAFSPIYIYRYFKRGGWKTLGGIMLSITGTEALFADIAHFPVSAVQIAFTMLVFPCLLLAYTGQAAYIVKNQDHVIDAFYRSIPESIYWPVFIIATGAAIVASQATISAAFSIIKQALALGCFPRVKVVHTSKIILGKIYIPDINWILMLMCIAVTVGFRNQSQIGNAYGTAVVTVMLVTTFLMIPIMLLEWRSHWILVVVFTVLSLIVECTFFSAVLLKVDQGGWVPLVIAVVFFIIMYVWHYGRAKRYQVELHSKVSMAWILGLGPNLGLVRVPGIGLVYTELASGVPHIFSHLITNLPAIHSAVILVCVKYLPVYTVPQEERFHVKRIGPKEFHMFRCVARYGYKDLHKKDDDFEKKLFESLFLFLRFEYMMEGCSDSEEYSSYGQQTVRSGDSQLTHNRNMTISLNVDSTVTSSDEDGGILPAKSSAPRSPNNFFSSAGQTSHQTELDEMEYLKSCRDAGVVHILGNTVVRARRESKFIKKISIDYVYAFLKRVCRENSVIFHVPHESLLNVGQIFYV